The DNA window GGGAATGACGCAGGCAAATTCGTCGCCCCCGAGCCTCGCGACGAGGCCGCGATCGGGCAGGTGTTCGGCAATCCGCCGCGCGGTCTGGCGCAGCACCGTGTCGCCGGCAGCATGGCCGTTGACATCGTTGACGTTCTTGAAATTGTCGAGATCGAGCATCAGGAACGCGACCGCTTCTCCGCGTCCGGCGGTTTCGGCGATCAGCTTGTCTGTCTGCTCGTTAATGGTGCGGCGGTTCAGGCACCCGGTCAGCGGATCGGTTTCCGCCAGGATGCGCGCCTGCTCCTCTGCCGCACGACGGACCTTCACCTCGTCCGACAATTCGCGATAGCGGCGCCAGCCGAAGATCACCAAGGCGATGTTGAGCAGCAGCGCATTGACCAGAATGACGTCGGGCCCCTCGAGACCGAACAGTCGCGCACGCACGATCTTGGGCAGCACCGCGCTGCCCGTGCCGACGAACATGATGATCGCCGCGACAGCAATCCCCAGCGCGACGACATCGTGCTCGGCGCGGCTATTGCTCGCCTCTTCCCGGTTGGTTTCTTCGCTCAATCCGAGCTCCCCTGAATTCCGATTTCGGGAGCTAGGGCAACTCGGTTGAATTTAGGTTAACCACCGGCAACCTCTGGGAACTATTTGAGCAGCCCGATCTCCCGCAAACGCTGCTTGAGATAGTCGTCGGCGGTGATCGATACGGGGTATCGATCGGGGTTTTCCTCGGTGATGCACTGGGGCAGCGTTTCGAATTTGTAATCGCTGCGCAAGTGGAGGAAAAACGGCATCGAATAGCGGCTGTGGCGCGCGCGTTCGCCCGAGGGATTGATCACCCGGTGCGTGGTCGATGGCAGATAATGGTTGGTCAGACGCTGGAGCATGTCGCCGACATTGATCGCCAGCGCGCCGTCGGGCGGCGACACGTCGAGCCATTCGCCCTGGCGCGTTTTCAACTGCAAGCCGGCTTCCTCGGCACCGAGCAGCAGCGTGATCAGGTTGATGTCTTCATGTGCTCCGGCGCGGATCGCACCTTCCTCGGCAGCGTCGCCGAGTGGCGGGTAGTGGAGCAGGCGCATCACCGAATTGCCGTCCTCGATCGGGCCTTCGAACCAATGCTCGTCGAGCCCCAGATAGCCCGCGATGCGCGAGAGGATCTTCGCGCCGGTCGCGTCGAAGGCTGCGAACAGCGCTTCCATCGTTTCGCGGAAGCCTTCCGGGGCTTCGGGCCAGACGTTGTTCGGCTGATCGTCGGCCAGCGGATGGCCATCCGGGAGGTCGCGCCCTACATGCCAGAACTCCTTGAGATCGTGCGCCTTGGCGTCCTTTGCGATCTCGGTTCCGAACGGGGTGTAGCCGCGCGCCCCGGCAAGGCCTTCGAGGAAATACTTCTGCTTCTCATCGCGCGGCCGGTCGAAGAACTCCGCCGTCAGTTTCCATGCCCGGTCGATCAGCTCGCGATCGATGCCGTGATCCTTCACCATGGCGAAGCCGAAAGTGCGGAAACTGTTGCCGATATCCTGGGAGAAATCTTCGGCGGGCGCTTCGAGCGAGAGGACGGGCAGGGAGGTGAGGGGCATTGGAAAAGTCCGATTCAACTGGCTATGCTCGGCCCCATAGCACTTCAGAGAGGAAATTCATGAGCAATTTGCCCGACGATGCGAACGTGCGGCCGCGCTATTGGCTGATGAAGTCCGAACCGTTCGAATATTCATGGGACGATCTGGTCGCGGAGAAGGAAGGCGTTTGGAGCGGCGTGCGCAATCACAAGGCGAAGAACAATCTCGCGGAGATGGAAGTGGGCGAACAGGCGTTCTTCTACCATTCGCGCGAGGGGCTCGAGATCGTCGGCATTTGCGAAATCAGCGAATCCGGGATTCTCGATCCCACCGACGAGACCGGCAAATGGGCGGCGGTGAAGGTCGTGCCGAAAACCAAACTGCCGCATGCCGTTTCGCTCAAGCAGATCAAGGCCGAGCCCAAGCTCGCCGATTGCGAACTGGTGCGCTATTCGCGGCTTTCGGTGGCGGAGATAAAGCCCGACGAATGGTCGATGATCTGCGCGCTGGCCGGAATCTGACCGCGCCATAGCCTCCATCCGTCCTGCGTTCGGGACAGAACTCCGGCAAGCTTCGTTGGACGGGGCAACAAGCAACGGAGTTTTCGAATGAACAGGTTTGATGGAAAGACCGTCCTTATCACGGGCGGCACGAGCGGTTTCGGGCTTTCGGCGGCAAAAAGCATCGCTGAAGAGGGCGGGACCGTCGCCGTTACGGGGATGAGCGAAGATCACCTCCAGGATGCCCGCGACGCCTTGCCCGATGGCACAATGGTGCTGAAGAACGATGCCTCCGATCCCGATGCCGCGACCGAGCTCGCTGAGAAGGTGAAATCCGAACTCGGCTCGCTCGACGGGCTGTGGCTCAACGCCGGTTACGGCGCGTTCCGCCCCAACCAGAAGAACGACGCGGAATTCTTCGATGAAATCATGAACACCAACGTTCGCGGCCCGGTGCTCCAGATGGCGCAGCTGATGGATGCGGTGGCGGATAATGGCGCGGTGCTGCTGACCTCGTCGGTAGCTCCCTACCTGGGGCAGGCCAATGGCGCTGTGTATGCAGCGACCAAGGCGGCCTGCCTCGCGCTCGCGCGGTCCTGGTCCGGCGCGATGGCCGATCGCGGCGTGCGCGTGAACTCGGTCGCGCCCGGTCCGATCGATACCAATTTCATGGAAGGCCTCGGCCTGTCCGATGAAAAGAAGGAGAAATTCGTCGAACAGATCAAGGAACAGGTCCCGCTCGGTCGCTTCGGATCGTCGGACGAGGTCGCGAATGTCGCGCTCTTTCTGCTGTCGGACGCTGCAAGTTACGTCACCGGCTCGGAGTATTTCGTCGATGGCGGGCTAACCAAACGCTGACTGGCGCAAGCCAGCCTCGTTCTGGCGCTGATCGCGAAACTTTCCCCTAGTTGGCCCGTTTCTATTTCACAACGCGGCAATCAAGCCGTTTGATCTGGAAGGAAATTATCATGGGCGAACTTACCGAAAAAGTGAAAGGCAACGTCAACGAAGCCGCCGGCGAACTGAAGCAGAAGTCGGACAATCCCGAAACGCGCGCCGAAGGCCGCGAGCAGGAAACCAAGGGCAAGGCCCAGCAGTTCAAGGGCGAAGTCGAAGGCAAGCTCGGCAACGACGTCTGATCGAAGCCAATCAATCGAAAAAGGCCGTCTCCTTATCGGAGGCGGCCTTTTTCGTGTGCGCTCATTGGTCTCTAGTTCTTGTCTCGTAGCGCGCTGAGCTTGAGACCCGAAGCGGCGAGGTTCTCGATCTCGGTGCGGCAGTGAATGAGGCGCAGGCCCTTGAGCGATGCGGCCACGGTCAACGCATCATCGAAACCCGGATTGTCGTCGACCGTGGCGGTCCACGCACCGAACGCTTCGCCGAACTTGGCGAAATCGGGATTGGCGAGCGACGTGCCGGAAACGCGCGCCGGGAAATCGCGCTCCTGATGCATCCGGATCGTGCCGTACACGCCGTTGTCGATCACCAGCACGAGCAGATCGACGCCCAGCGCAGCGGCAGTCGCCAGTTCTTGCCCATTCATCATGAAATCGCCATCTCCTGCCACCGCGACCACGCTGCGATCGGGGAAGCGGCGCGCGGCCGCAACGGCTGCCGGGACGCCATAGCCCATCGCCCCGGCGGTGGGAGCGAGCTGGGAGGGATAGCCTTCGTAGGGCCAGTAGCGGTGCCACCAGCCCGAGAAATTGCCGGCGCCATTGCAAACGATGGTATCGGCCGGAAAACGGTCGCGCATGGTCTTTACCGCCAGTGCGAGGTCGAGCCCGCGCTCGCCGCTGCTGTCGGGCGTAGACCAAGCCAGCCATTCGTCGTGGGCCTGCTTGCCGGCATCGAAATCGATCACATCGTCGGCCATCAGAGCGGCGCTTTCGGCAAATTCTGCCATGTCAGCGCAGATTGAGAGATCGGTGCGATAGACCCGTCCCAATTCTTCGGGATCGGGATGCACGTGAACCAGCGTCTGTCCGGGATGATTGGGCGTGATAAGCTCGTACCCGTCGGTGGTCGCTTCGCCGAGCCGCGCGCCGACCGCAATCACGAGATCGGCATCCTTCACCCGCTGGACGAGCTTCGGATTTGGCCCGTAGCCGAGATTGCCGGCCCAGACCGCGCTCGAATTGGGAATAGCGTCCTGCCGCCGGAAGGCTCCTGCGACGGGCAGGCCGATCTGTTCGGCGAAGGCCGTGAAGTGCTCGCGCGCCTTGGCGTTCCAGCCTGCGCCGCCGACAATCGCGATCGGCGCGGCGGCGTCGGTCAGCATCGCCATCAGCGTGCCCATCGCATCGGGGCAGGCGGCCTGGGCCGGGCGCATGACGGCGGGGCGAGGGACGATGCCGTATACTTCTTCGCGCAGCATGTCTTCGGGCAGGGCGAGCACCACGGGGCCGGGGCGACCGGCGATCGCCGTGCTCCAGGCGCGCGCGATATATTCCGGGATCCGGCCAGCATCGTCGATCCGCGCGGCCCATTTCGCCATCGGCCCGAACACCGCCTGGAGGTCGAGCTCCTGAAACCCTTCGCGATCGCGCATGCCGCGATCGACATCGCCGACGAACAGGATCATCGGCTGCGAGTCCTGATGCGCGACGTGCACGCCGATGCTGGCATTGGTCGCACCCGGACCTCGTGTGACGAAGCACATGCCGGGGCGGCCGGTCATCGCGCCGTCGGCGCAGGCCATATAGGCCGCGCCACCTTCCTGGCGGCAGACGACCGTATCGATCGCGGGCACGTCGTGGAGCCCGTCGAGCACGGCGAGAAAGCTCTCGCCGGGGACGGTGAATACGCGATCGCAGCCTTGTTCGACGAGACAATCGACCAGCAGGCGGCCGGCATGGGAAGGTGAGGGGGTTGGGTGGTCAGTCATGGGACAAGCGCTCTACCGATCCCGGCGAAAGGCGCAATTGCCGACGTGTTTTGTCCCATCATCGGTCAGTTGGGAAAAACCCGAAAGCGCGCGGGACTTTATGCCTAACAAATGGTTAACACGAGACCATGACGAATCGCCGCGCCCTGGTCCTGACCGACGAATCCCGCCGCCATCCCTTCAGGGCCTCGCTGCCGCCGCATGTCTGCCGCATGCCCAGTCCTACGCACCTGACGGCCACCCGCCCATGGCTCACCCGCGAGGACGCGCGGACTTTCGTGCATTTCTACGCGGCGTTCTTCGTCGCCACGCTGCTCTACATCTACTGAACGGGCTCGGCGAGCTCGGCCCGCTGCTCGGCCTTGTAGAGGATCGCGCCCAGCCAGGCGGAGATGAGGCACATGGCTGCGCTCAGCAGCACCTGGTCGACGATCGCGACGCCTGCGTGGCTCAGCCCGATCGCAATCAGCGAACCGACCGACATGGCCAGCGCGTTGACGATATTGTTCGCGGCGATCGTGCGCGCGGCCTGCGAGGTTTCGACGAAGGTGGTGAGAAACGCGTAAAGCGGCACCACGAACATACCGCCCGCCACCGCGATCCCGAGCAAAGCGAGCATCAGCGGCACCGCCATCCTCTGCTGGACGAAGCCGCTGGCATCTAGCAGCGCGCCGCCTTCGAGCGGCTGCCACAGCTGGCACACGAAATAGAAGATCACGACGAAGGCGCCCATTCCGATCACCGACATCGGCGAATAGCGCGCCGAGACCCGGCCCTTGAGCAGCGCGTTGATCGACATCGATCCGATCGCCACCCCGATCGAGAAGATCACGAGGAAAAGGCTCGCCACTTCCTTGCTGGCCGTCAGCACGTTCTTGGCCAGCGGGGGGAACTGGATGAACAGCACGGTGCCGATCGTCCAGAAGAAGCTGATCGCGACGATGGCGAGAAAAACCCGCTTGTCGACCAATGTGGCGGCGATCAGGTTCTTCGACGAGCGCCAGACATTGTAATCGAGCTTGTCCGGATCGACCAGCGGCGGCGCCTCGGGCACCTGGCGTCCGGCGACATAGCCGACCAACGCCGTCACCATCGTGGCGATGGCGGCGACTTCGACCGGGATCCACCCGGCCAGGATCGTTCCGAACAGGATCGCGATATAGGTTCCGGCCTCGACCAGCCCCGTGCCGGCGAGCACTTCGTCCTTTTTCAGGTGCTGCGGCAGGATTGCGTATTTGATCGGCCCGAAGAACGTCGAATGCATGCCGAGCGCGAACAACGCGATCAGCATCAGCACGATCGGGGTCGAGGTGACGCCGATCTCGGTCGCGCCGAGCGGGATGGTGAAGGGCGCGTGCATTTCCTGCCAGGCGAGGATCAGACCGGTCCCGCCGATCAGCATGATGCCGATCTCGCACGCCTTGACGATGCGGATGATCCTGGCCTTGTCGCGCATGTCGGCCAGTTGGCCCGCTAGCGCGGAAAACAGGAAGAACGGGATGATGAAGATCGCCGATGCCAGCGCGCTGAAGCTCGCCTCGGCACTTTCGGAATTGTAGATGCTGTAGACGACGAACAGCACCATCGCGTTCTTGTAGAGATTGTCGTTGAAGGCGCCGAGCAATTGGGTGACGAAGAGCGGGGCGAACCGCCTCTGCCGCACCAGGTGCGTCGTTGTCGTCATACTGCTTCCCAGTTGCCGCGAGGTCAGGCGTCCGTAGCGGATTGATCCGCCGCGACAAGGCTTTTGCAGCGAGCGCTCCCCTGTTAAGGCAGCCGCACAAAGGACACGGAACCTCCCCGCCACATGCTGACCCTCCCCAATATCCTCACCCTGACGCGCATCGTGATGGTGCCGCTGCTGGTCGGCCTGATGTGGTGGCCGAACTGGCACTTCGGCTATCTGCTGGCCTTCGGCCTGTATTCGGTCATGGCGATCACCGACTATTTCGATGGCTACCTGGCCCGATCGAGCGGGACGGTGTCGAAACTCGGCGTGTTCCTCGATCCGATCGCGGACAAGATCATGGTCGCCGCGGTGATCCTGACGCTCGCGGCGCAAGGCGTGCTGCGCGGGCCCTATGTGGGCGATGCGCATGTGATCGCGGGGCTGATCATCCTGATCCGCGAGATCGCCGTCTCCGGCCTGCGCGAATTCCTGGGGCCGTTGCAGATCTCGATGCCGGTCAGCCGCCTCGCAAAGTGGAAGACGACGTTTCAACTTCTCGCGCTCGGCTCGCTGATCCTCGGGCGCGGCCTGCCGAACTGGACGGTGATGCTCGGCCAGGTCGAAGCCAACGTGCCGCACACCGTGGGGCTGGTGACGCTGTGGGCCGCGGCCGTGCTGACCGCGATCACCGGCTGGGATTACCTGCGCGTCGGCCTCAAGCACATGGACTGATGGACCACCGACCGGGGGTCTTTGCAAAACTGCGCCAACCGGGAAATGCAAGCCATTGCAATCGCTTGGGAGCACTTTTGCTGTTGGGAGTGTAACCTTCCACGCGAGTGTCTCCGCGACCACACCATGGATGCGCGACAAGACCGGGGTCCGGCAAAGAAGGACGATGGGGGCCATCCGGCGTTGATGGCAGTTTGCGATGATGTAGGAAAATGGCCTTGATGGCGGTCAATTGTTAACGCTACAATTCCGCCGATTTAGGTAACCGTCCGACTTTGGGCCGCTAGCGGAATGTCCGCTCTCGGCCGAAATTCCCGAAAATCCGCCGGGGCTGTCAACGACCGTATCGCGGACGGTTCCCATGA is part of the Alteriqipengyuania halimionae genome and encodes:
- a CDS encoding isopenicillin N synthase family dioxygenase, which encodes MPLTSLPVLSLEAPAEDFSQDIGNSFRTFGFAMVKDHGIDRELIDRAWKLTAEFFDRPRDEKQKYFLEGLAGARGYTPFGTEIAKDAKAHDLKEFWHVGRDLPDGHPLADDQPNNVWPEAPEGFRETMEALFAAFDATGAKILSRIAGYLGLDEHWFEGPIEDGNSVMRLLHYPPLGDAAEEGAIRAGAHEDINLITLLLGAEEAGLQLKTRQGEWLDVSPPDGALAINVGDMLQRLTNHYLPSTTHRVINPSGERARHSRYSMPFFLHLRSDYKFETLPQCITEENPDRYPVSITADDYLKQRLREIGLLK
- a CDS encoding EVE domain-containing protein, encoding MSNLPDDANVRPRYWLMKSEPFEYSWDDLVAEKEGVWSGVRNHKAKNNLAEMEVGEQAFFYHSREGLEIVGICEISESGILDPTDETGKWAAVKVVPKTKLPHAVSLKQIKAEPKLADCELVRYSRLSVAEIKPDEWSMICALAGI
- a CDS encoding SDR family oxidoreductase: MNRFDGKTVLITGGTSGFGLSAAKSIAEEGGTVAVTGMSEDHLQDARDALPDGTMVLKNDASDPDAATELAEKVKSELGSLDGLWLNAGYGAFRPNQKNDAEFFDEIMNTNVRGPVLQMAQLMDAVADNGAVLLTSSVAPYLGQANGAVYAATKAACLALARSWSGAMADRGVRVNSVAPGPIDTNFMEGLGLSDEKKEKFVEQIKEQVPLGRFGSSDEVANVALFLLSDAASYVTGSEYFVDGGLTKR
- a CDS encoding CsbD family protein; translation: MGELTEKVKGNVNEAAGELKQKSDNPETRAEGREQETKGKAQQFKGEVEGKLGNDV
- a CDS encoding thiamine pyrophosphate-dependent enzyme, producing MTDHPTPSPSHAGRLLVDCLVEQGCDRVFTVPGESFLAVLDGLHDVPAIDTVVCRQEGGAAYMACADGAMTGRPGMCFVTRGPGATNASIGVHVAHQDSQPMILFVGDVDRGMRDREGFQELDLQAVFGPMAKWAARIDDAGRIPEYIARAWSTAIAGRPGPVVLALPEDMLREEVYGIVPRPAVMRPAQAACPDAMGTLMAMLTDAAAPIAIVGGAGWNAKAREHFTAFAEQIGLPVAGAFRRQDAIPNSSAVWAGNLGYGPNPKLVQRVKDADLVIAVGARLGEATTDGYELITPNHPGQTLVHVHPDPEELGRVYRTDLSICADMAEFAESAALMADDVIDFDAGKQAHDEWLAWSTPDSSGERGLDLALAVKTMRDRFPADTIVCNGAGNFSGWWHRYWPYEGYPSQLAPTAGAMGYGVPAAVAAARRFPDRSVVAVAGDGDFMMNGQELATAAALGVDLLVLVIDNGVYGTIRMHQERDFPARVSGTSLANPDFAKFGEAFGAWTATVDDNPGFDDALTVAASLKGLRLIHCRTEIENLAASGLKLSALRDKN
- a CDS encoding MFS transporter — translated: MTTTTHLVRQRRFAPLFVTQLLGAFNDNLYKNAMVLFVVYSIYNSESAEASFSALASAIFIIPFFLFSALAGQLADMRDKARIIRIVKACEIGIMLIGGTGLILAWQEMHAPFTIPLGATEIGVTSTPIVLMLIALFALGMHSTFFGPIKYAILPQHLKKDEVLAGTGLVEAGTYIAILFGTILAGWIPVEVAAIATMVTALVGYVAGRQVPEAPPLVDPDKLDYNVWRSSKNLIAATLVDKRVFLAIVAISFFWTIGTVLFIQFPPLAKNVLTASKEVASLFLVIFSIGVAIGSMSINALLKGRVSARYSPMSVIGMGAFVVIFYFVCQLWQPLEGGALLDASGFVQQRMAVPLMLALLGIAVAGGMFVVPLYAFLTTFVETSQAARTIAANNIVNALAMSVGSLIAIGLSHAGVAIVDQVLLSAAMCLISAWLGAILYKAEQRAELAEPVQ
- the pgsA gene encoding CDP-diacylglycerol--glycerol-3-phosphate 3-phosphatidyltransferase; protein product: MLTLPNILTLTRIVMVPLLVGLMWWPNWHFGYLLAFGLYSVMAITDYFDGYLARSSGTVSKLGVFLDPIADKIMVAAVILTLAAQGVLRGPYVGDAHVIAGLIILIREIAVSGLREFLGPLQISMPVSRLAKWKTTFQLLALGSLILGRGLPNWTVMLGQVEANVPHTVGLVTLWAAAVLTAITGWDYLRVGLKHMD